The proteins below are encoded in one region of Oncorhynchus clarkii lewisi isolate Uvic-CL-2024 chromosome 33, UVic_Ocla_1.0, whole genome shotgun sequence:
- the LOC139392643 gene encoding coatomer subunit gamma-2 produces MIKKFDKKDEESGSGSNPFQHLEKSAVLQEARIFNETPINPRRCLHILTKIIYLLNQGEHFGTMEATEAFFAMTRLFQSNDQTLRRMCYLTIKEMANISEDVIIVTSSLTKDMTGKEDVYRGPAIRALCRITDTTMLQAIERYMKQAIVDKVPSVSSSALVSSLHMVKMSYDVVKRWVNEAQEAASSDNIMVQYHALGLLYHLRKNDRLAVSKMLNKFTKSGLKSPFAYCMLIRIASKLLEETEAGHDSPLFDFIESCLRNKHEMVVYEAASAIVHMPNCTARELAPAVSVLQLFCSSPKAALRYAAVRTLNKVAMKHPSAVTACNLDLENLITDSNRSIATLAITTLLKTGSESSVDRLMKQISSFVSEISDEFKVVVVQAISALCQKYPRKHSVMMNFLSNMLRDDGGFEYKRAIVDCIISIIEENPESKETGLAHLCEFIEDCEHTVLATKILHLLGKEGPRTPSPSKYIRFIFNRVVLESEAVRAAAVSALAKFGAQNDDLLPSVLVLMQRCMMDSDDEVRDRATFYMNVLQQKQKALNAAYIFNGLSVSVPGLEKSLHQYTLEPTEKPFDMKSVPLANTPITEQKTEFAPVATSKLPEKPGPTRQDIYQEQLAAIPEFQGLGSLFKTSEAVQLTEAETEYVVRCVKHTFARHMVFQFDCTNTLNDQLLQKVMVQMEPSEAYEVLHYVPAANLPYSQPGSCYSLVRLPEDDPTAVSCTFSCTLKYLVKDCDPNTGEPDDDGYDDEYVLEDLEVTVADHIQKVLKPNFAAAWDEVGDDFEKEETFALASVRTLDEAVGNIISFLGMQPCERSDKVPENKNSHILFLAGVFRGGHDVLVRSRLALADGVTMQVTVRSSDETVVDIILASVG; encoded by the exons ATGATAAAGAAATTTGACAAGAAGGACGAAGAGTCTG GAAGTGGCTCTAACCCTTTCCAGCATCTTGAAAAGAGTGCAGTGTTGCAAGAGGCTCGCATCTTCAACGAGACTCCGATCAACCCCAGAAGATGTCTCCACATCCTCACCAAGATCATTTACCTACTCAACCAG GGGGAGCACTTTGGAACTATGGAGGCGACCGAGGCCTTCTTCGCAATGACCAGGCTCTTCCAGTCCAATGAT CAAACCCTGAGAAGGATGTGCTACCTGACCATCAAGGAGATGGCCAACATCTCTGAGGATGTCATCATTGTCACCAGCAGCCTGACCAAGGACATGACTGGCAAGGAGGATGTGTACAGAGGACCTGCCATCAGAGCTCTCTGCAGGATCACGgat ACCACCATGCTGCAGGCCATTGAGAGATACATGAAACAGGCCATCGTTGACAAAGTGCCCAGTGTGTCCAGCTCTGCCCTGGTCTCATCTCTG caCATGGTTAAGATGAGCTACGACGTGGTAAAGCGCTGGGTGAACGAGGCACAGGAGGCAGCTTCCAGTGACAACATCATGGTCCAG TACCACGCCCTGGGCCTGCTGTACCACCTGAGGAAGAATGACCGACTGGCCGTATCCAAGATGCTCAACAAGTTCACCAAGTCTGGCCTCAAGTCCCCCTTTGCCTACTGCATGCTCATCCGCATCGCCAGCAAGCTGTTGGAGGAGACCGAAGCAGG ACATGACAGTCCCCTGTTTGACTTCATTGAGAGCTGTCTGAGGAACAAGCATGAGATGGTGGTGTACGAGGCAGCCTCGGCCATAGTCCACATGCCCAACTGTACTGCCAGAGAGCTGGCCCCCGCTGTCTCTG TCCTGCAGCTGTTCTGCAGCTCTCCCAAAGCAGCCCTGAGATACGCAGCTGTCAGGACCCTCAACAAG GTGGCGATGAAACACCCGTCGGCGGTGACTGCGTGCAACCTGGACCTGGAGAACCTGATCACGGACTCGAACCGCAGCATCGCCACGCTGGCCATCACCACGCTGCTGAAGACAGGCAGCGAGAGCAGTGTGGACCGCCTCATGAAACAGATCTCCTCTTTCGTCTCTGAGATCTCTGACGAGTTcaag GTGGTGGTTGTGCAGGCCATCAGTGCCCTGTGTCAGAAGTATCCCAGAAAGCACAGCGTCATGATGAACTTCCTGTCCAACATGCTCCGAGACGAC GGTGGCTTTGAGTACAAGCGGGCCATCGTGGACTGCATCATCAGCATCATCGAGGAGAACCCAGAGAGCAAGGAGACGGGGCTGGCCCACCTGTGTGAGTTCATCGAGGACTGTGAGCATACGGTGCTGGCCACCAAGATCCTTCACCTGCTGGGCAAGGAGGGCCCGCGCACGCCCTCGCCATCCAAGTACATCCGCTTCATCTTCAACCGCGTGGTGCTGGAGAGCGAGGCCGTCAGAGCCG CTGCGGTCAGTGCTCTGGCTAAATTTGGAGCCCAGAATGATGACCTTCTCCCCAGTGTGTTAGTCCTGATGCAGAG GTGTATGATGGACAGTGATGACGAGGTGAGGGACAGAGCCACCTTCTACATGAACGTGCTGCAGCAGAAGCAGAAAGCCCTCAACGCTGCCTACATTTTCAACG GTCTGTCGGTGTCTGTCCCGGGTCTGGAGAAGTCCCTCCACCAGTACACCCTGGAGCCCACAGAGAAGCCCTTCGATATGAAGTCGGTTCCCCTGGCCAACACACCCATCACAGAGCAGAAGACCGAATTCGCTCCTGTGGCCACTAGCAAGCTTCCAGAGAAACCAGGCCCGACGCGCCAAGACATCTACCAGG AACAACTGGCAGCCATTCCAGAATTCCAGGGCCTGGGTTCTCTCTTCAAGACGTCGGAGGCGGTGCAGCTGACCGAGGCGGAGACTGAGTATGTGGTGCGCTGCGTCAAGCACACCTTCGCCAGACACATGGTGTTTCAGTTCGACTGCACCAACACGCTCAATGACCAGCTCCTGCAGAAG GTTATGGTTCAGATGGAGCCGTCGGAGGCCTACGAGGTTCTCCACTACGTCCCTGCTGCTAACCTGCCCTACAGCCAACCTGGCTCCTGCTACAGCCTGGTCAGACTGCCTGAAGATGACCCCACCGCAG TGTCCTGTACGTTCAGCTGTACTCTGAAGTACCTGGTGAAAGACTGCGACCCCAACACAGGAGAGCCTGATGACGACGGTTACGATGACGAATATGTG CTGGAAGACTTGGAGGTGACTGTAGCAGACCACATCCAGAAGGTGTTGAAGCCTAACTTTGCCGCAGCCTGGGACGAGGTGGGAGACGACTTTGAGAAGGAGGAGACGTTCGCCCTGGCCTCTGTCAGAACATTAGACG AGGCTGTTGGTAACATCATCAGTTTCCTGGGCATGCAGCCCTGTGAGCGTTCAGACAAGGTCCCAGAAAACAAGAACTCACACATCCTCTTCCTTGCCG gTGTGTTCCGGGGGGGTCATGACGTGCTGGTACGCTCGCGCCTGGCCCTGGCCGACGGTGTCACTATGCAGGTGACGGTCCGCAGCTCGGATGAGACTGTTGTTGACATCATCCTAGCCTCCGTGGGCTAG